In a single window of the Rhodamnia argentea isolate NSW1041297 chromosome 2, ASM2092103v1, whole genome shotgun sequence genome:
- the LOC115738671 gene encoding 26S proteasome regulatory subunit 10B homolog A, with product MNDGDDAVRRRTAVAEYRKKLLQHKELESRVRSVRESLRGAKKEFNKTEDDLKSLQSVGQIIGEVLRPLDNERLIVKASSGPRYVVGCRSKVDKEKLTAGTRVVLDMTTLTIMRALPREVDPVVYNMLHEDPGNVSYSAVGGLSDQIRELRESIELPLMNPELFIRVGIKPPKGVLLYGPPGTGKTLLARAIASNIDANFLKVVSSAIIDKYIGESARLIREMFGYARDHQPCIIFMDEIDAIGGRRFSEGTSADREIQRTLMELLNQLDGFDQLGKVKMIMATNRPDVLDPALLRPGRLDRKIEIPLPNEQSRMEILKIHAAGIAKHGEIDYEAVVKLAEGFNGADLRNVCTEAGMSAIRAERDYVIHEDFMKAVRKLSEAKKLESSAHYNADFGKD from the exons ATGAACGACGGAGACGACGCCGTGCGACGCCGGACCGCCGTTGCCGAGTACCGCAAGAAGCTCCTCCAGCACAAGGAACTCGAATCCAGAGTTCGATCAG TGAGAGAAAGTTTGCGAGGTGCCAAAAAAGAGTTCAACAAGACAGAGGATGATTTGAagtctcttcaaagtgttgggcAGATCATCGGAGAAGTTCTCAGGCCTCTTGACAATGAGCGCT TGATTGTCAAAGCAAGTAGCGGTCCCAGATATGTGGTTGGCTGCCGGAGCAAAGTGGATAAGGAGAAGTTGACTGCAGGGACTAGAGTAGTCCTTGATATGACAACTTTGACGATAATGCGAGCACTTCCTCGTGAG GTTGATCCAGTTGTTTATAACATGCTCCATGAAGACCCTGGAAATGTCAGCTACTCTGCTGTGGGTGGTTTATCTGATCAAATTAGAGAACTGAGAGAATCTATTGAGCTACCTCTGATGAATCCCGAACTCTTCATTAGAGTTGGAATAAAACCTCCCAAG GGTGTTCTTTTATATGGCCCTCCTGGGACTGGGAAGACGCTGTTAGCCAGAGCAATTGCAAGTAATATAGATGCAAACTTTTTGAAG GTTGTCTCAAGTGCCATTATCGATAAATATATTGGAGAGAGTGCGAGGTTGATCAGGGAGATGTTTGGATATGCACGCGATCATCAA CCCTGTATCATCTTTATGGATGAAATTGATGCCATTGGTGGACGGCGTTTCAGCGAGGGAACAAGCGCTGACCGTGAAATTCAAAGAACTTTGATGGAATTACTGAATCAACTTGATGGATTTGATCAGTTGGGAAAG GTAAAAATGATAATGGCGACAAACAGACCGGATGTGCTCGACCCTGCACTTCTGCGACCAGGTCGATTGGACAGAAAAATAGAGATCCCACTGCCAAATGAGCAGTCAAGAATGGAGATCCTAAAGATTCACGCTGCTGGCATTGCCAAGCATGGAGAAATCGACTATGAGGCTGTTGTGAAGCTTGCAGAG GGCTTCAACGGTGCTGATCTCCGTAATGTTTGCACTGAGGCTGGAATGTCTGCCATACGTGCAGAACGTGATTATGTCATTCATGAAGATTTCATGAAG GCTGTTAGGAAACTGAGTGAAGCAAAGAAACTAGAGTCTAGTGCACACTATAACGCTGATTTTGGAAAAGATTAG
- the LOC115738548 gene encoding thioredoxin H-type 2-like, translating into MAEEGQVIGCHTVESWKEQLKKGIDAKKLVVVDFTASWCPPCRMMAPIFVELAKKMPHVLFLKVDVDELQSVSVEWEVEAMPTFLLLKEGQVVDKVVGAHKEKLEPLIAKHATDAVTA; encoded by the exons atggcgGAGGAGGGACAGGTGATCGGCTGCCACACCGTCGAGAGCTGGAAGGAGCAGTTGAAGAAGGGGATCGACGCCAAGAAATTG GTGGTGGTGGATTTCACGGCTTCATGGTGCCCGCCATGCCGTATGATGGCCCCAATTTTTGTTGAGTTGGCCAAGAAGATGCCCCATGTTTTGTTCCTGAAGGTGGATGTGGATGAACTGCAG TCTGTTAGTGTGGAGTGGGAAGTGGAGGCAATGCCCACTTTTTTACTCTTGAAAGAAGGCCAGGTCGTGGACAAGGTCGTGGGTGCACACAAAGAGAAATTGGAGCCATTGATAGCCAAACATGCAACTGATGCAGTCACCGCTTGA
- the LOC115738546 gene encoding ribosomal RNA small subunit methyltransferase I has translation MRLRQLQLQLQLPPSAASSLCAAPSHSWRPRPFRFIRTLTSPPSLSRSLSLCSRSFCSNSTSRPFSESSAAAPEESSKRAPLKPGLYLVGTPIGNLEDITLRALRVLRSANVILSEDTRHSGKLLQHYDIKTPLLSYHKFNERQREQTVLKRLKQGEIVAVISDAGTPGISDPGMELAKSCVEENIPVIPIPGPSALVAALSASGLSTEEFTFVGFLPKHSGARRERLLISVNEAKTQIFYVPPHKLHQFLEEASTIFSESRRCVVAREITKIHEEFWRGSLGEAKEAFLTRQAKGEITLLIEGKTDCSVEMPSEDQLENELRHLMSSGHSLSAAVKVVAEGTSASRKAVYSLALRKFGQQREGGDD, from the exons ATGAGGTTGCGGCAGCTTCAGCTTCAGCTTCAGCTTCCGCCTTCTGCAGCCTCCTCTCTCTGCGCCGCTCCTTCTCATTCATGGCGTCCAAGACCGTTTCGCTTCATCCGCACCCTTACTTCGCCTCCCTCCCTATCACGTTCGCTCTCACTGTGCTCTCGCTCTTTCTGTTCCAACTCGACCTCGCGGCCGTTCTCCGAGTCCTCCGCGGCAGCGCCCGAGGAATCCTCGAAACGC GCTCCTCTGAAGCCTGGCCTCTATCTCGTGGGAACACCTATTGGCAATCTTGAGGATATCACTTTGCG TGCGCTTCGCGTGTTGAGGTCAGCCAATGTAATACTTTCAGAAGATACAAGGCACTCGGGGAAGTTGCTTCAGCATTACGATATTAAAACCCCTCTC CTGAGTTATCATAAATTCAATGAGCGTCAAAGAGAGCAAACGGTGCTAAAAAGGTTGAAGCAGGGTGAAATAGTGGCAGTGATCAGTGATGCTGGAACACCAGGCATCAGTGATCCAGGCATGGAATTG GCAAAATCATGCGTGGAAGAAAATATTCCTGTTATTCCTATTCCTGGACCTTCTGCTTTGGTAGCTGCTCTCTCTGCCTCGGGATTGTCAACAGAAGAGTTTACATTTG TTGGATTTCTGCCAAAACACTCTGGAGCAAGGAGAGAGAGGCTATTAATTTCTGTAAATGAAGCAAAGACTCAGATATTCTATGTTCCTCCTCATAAGCTTCATCAATTTCTTGAGGAAGCCTCAACCATTTTCAGCGAGTCAAG AAGATGCGTTGTAGCTCGGGAAATTACTAAGATTCATGAAGAG TTCTGGCGGGGTTCGTTGGGGGAAGCTAAAGAAGCATTTTTGACACGTCAAGCGAAGGGAGAAATTACTCTGTTAATTGAAGGCAAGACAGACTGTTCTGTTGAGATGCCATCAGAGGACCAGCTTGAAAATGAACTAAGACACTTGATGTCCAGTGGGCACAGCCTTTCTGCG GCTGTCAAAGTGGTTGCTGAAGGAACATCTGCTAGTAGGAAGGCAGTGTATTCACTTGCATTGCGGAAATTTGGACAGCAACGCGAGGGTGGAGATGACTGA
- the LOC115738672 gene encoding bZIP transcription factor 11-like → MASSSPNSNSSSGTTATAATRIQSSSSEEDVLLQIQRKRKRMESNRESARRSRMRKQRHLDELAAEASQLRRDNHQISTSITITNRHLQGLEAENSILRAQAHELSQRFQSLSDILGYIHTNNLGACGIVDDEVVGGGVRATSYDHFLNPLNSLGHHVNQPIMAASDMFQY, encoded by the coding sequence ATGGCTTCCTCGAGCCCGAATTCCAATTCCTCCTCGGGAAcaaccgccaccgccgccacccgGATTCAAAGCTCGAGCTCCGAAGAAGACGTGTTGCTGCAGATccagaggaagaggaagaggatggaGTCGAACCGGGAGTCGGCGAGGCGGTCGCGGATGCGGAAGCAGAGGCACTTGGACGAGCTCGCTGCCGAAGCGAGTCAGCTGCGGAGGGACAACCACCAGATCAGCACCAGCATCACCATCACCAACCGCCACCTGCAGGGCCTCGAGGCGGAGAACTCGATCCTGAGGGCTCAGGCCCACGAGCTGAGCCAGAGGTTCCAGTCCCTCAGCGACATTCTCGGTTACATCCACACGAACAACCTCGGGGCGTGCGGGATCGTCGACGACGAGGTCGTGGGCGGCGGCGTCCGGGCAACGAGTTACGACCACTTCCTGAACCCGCTCAACTCGCTGGGGCATCACGTTAACCAGCCAATCATGGCAGCTTCGGACATGTTTCAGTACTGA
- the LOC115738543 gene encoding LOW QUALITY PROTEIN: jacalin-related lectin 3-like (The sequence of the model RefSeq protein was modified relative to this genomic sequence to represent the inferred CDS: inserted 2 bases in 1 codon), whose translation MSFEGSGKKTVSVGPWGSEDGFRWDDGVYSTVRQLVIAHGAGIDSIQIEYNLKGNSIWTEKHGGNGGCKVDKVKLDCPDEFLTSVHGHYGKINEWGPVLVRSLTFESNRKTYGPYGVEQGTYFSFPAIVGKIVGFHGKSGWYLDAIGVYLKPYRKEKASGALIQAQNGVGTGSNRVGYSIVQGSIGQNFDIVLAVRQKEVQGKVLETKXSSSDESRDEEAKEKMPKAEKVPRTVEGQLTVGPWGGSGGSAYDDGIYTGIRQINLSRNVAIVSMKVLYDWNGEAIWGSKRGGTGGFRSDKIVFDYPDEVLTRITGTCGPLMYMGPIIIRSITFHTNRGKHGPFGEEQGPSFTSKSKEGKIVGFHGRSGLFIDAIGIHMIEGKVPSAILPPANKNNKTEADLADVEYPPWSNKLVLAKQGSAEEVACGVVKEPAPCGPGPWGGEFGRLWDDGVFSGIRQIILTRNEATCSIQIEYDRNGQSVWSVKHGGNGGITTHRIKLDYPNEVLICISGYYGPISKDEWPQHQFIRSLTFHTSRGKYGPFGEEVGTFFTSTTTEGKVVGFHGRSSLYLDAIGVHMQHWLGHNRPVKSSLMRMFY comes from the exons ATG AGCTTTGAGGGGAGCGGAAAGAAGACTGTATCAGTCGGGCCATGGGGCAGTGAAGATGGGTTCCGCTGGGACGATGGAGTCTATTCGACAGTGAGGCAGCTGGTGATAGCTCACGGAGCCGGCATTGACTCTATCCAGATCGAGTACAACTTGAAAGGGAACTCAATTTGGACGGAAAAGCACGGTGGTAACGGAGGTTGCAAAGTGGACAAG GTCAAGCTTGATTGCCCGGATGAGTTTCTAACCTCTGTTCATGGACACTATGGGAAAATCAATGAATGGGGACCGGTTCTTGTTCGGTCGCTCACCTTTGAGAGCAATCGGAAGACTTACGGACCATACGGAGTCGAACAAGGGACCTATTTCTCTTTCCCAGCAATCGTCGGCAAGATTGTTGGGTTTCACGGCAAATCCGGCTGGTACCTGGATGCAATTGGGGTTTATCTGAAGCCGTATCGGAAAGAAAAGGCATCTGGAGCTCTGATTCAGGCTCAAAACGGGGTTGGTACTGGAAGCAACAGGGTTGGCTACTCAATCGTACAAGGGAGCATCGGGCAGAATTTTGACATAGTGCTTGCCGTGAGGCAGAAGGAAGTCCAAGGCAAAGTTCTCGAGACAAA TTCTAGTTCCGACGAGTCCAGGGACGAAGAAGCCAAAGAGAAG ATGCCCAAGGCAGAAAAGGTGCCCCGGACGGTTGAAGGGCAATTGACGGTCGGACCATGGGGGGGTTCCGGAGGGTCTGCATATGATGATGGGATCTACACCGGCATCAGACAGATCAATCTATCTCGGAATGTCGCAATTGTATCGATGAAGGTGCTATATGATTGGAACGGGGAGGCAATATGGGGAAGCAAGCGTGGGGGAACTGGAGGATTCAGGAGCGATAAG ATAGTATTCGACTACCCGGACGAAGTTTTAACGCGCATAACAGGCACCTGCGGGCCTCTAATGTATATGGGACCAATTATCATCAGATCTATTACCTTCCATACCAACAGAGGAAAGCACGGACCTTTCGGAGAAGAGCAGGGACCTTCTTTTACCTCAAAGTCAAAAGAAGGGAAGATCGTAGGCTTTCATGGTAGAAGCGGGCTGTTTATAGATGCTATTGGCATCCATATGATAGAAGGGAAAGTACCGTCGGCCATTCTTCCTCCAGCAAACAAGAATAACAAGACTGAAGCAGATCTGGCTGATGTGGAGTATCCTCCATGGTCAAATAAATTGGTCCTTGCAAAGCAAGGGTCGGCAGAAGAG GTTGCTTGCGGAGTTGTCAAAGAGCCAGCTCCATGTGGACCAGGCCCCTGGGGAGGGGAATTCGGGCGACTGTGGGATGATGGTGTTTTTTCTGGGATCAGACAGATAATTCTGACCAGAAACGAAGCTACCTGCTCCATACAGATAGAGTATGATAGAAATGGACAATCTGTCTGGTCAGTCAAACATGGAGGCAACGGAGGAATCACCACGCATCGG ATCAAGCTGGACTATCCAAATGAAGTCCTAATATGCATCTCTGGCTATTATGGCCCCATCAGCAAAGATGAGTGGCCTCAGCATCAGTTCATAAGGTCGCTCACATTCCACACGAGCCGAGGGAAATATGGTCCATTTGGAGAAGAAGTGGGGACCTTTTTCACTTCAACCACGACTGAAGGAAAGGTCGTGGGATTTCATGGGAGAAGCAGCCTGTACTTGGACGCCATTGGGGTCCACATGCAGCACTGGCTAGGACACAACAGGCCGGTGAAGTCCTCCCTCATGAGAATGTTCTACTGA
- the LOC115738544 gene encoding uncharacterized protein LOC115738544 — protein MRASGASSHSTATSMAKQSSAWIAMRKKRWPLMVLLLFSLSTALVLITRFASDSCNPSAAVSSSSSDAHFAGEAVPGGAARAPPRGSTSPLEFMKSKLVLLVSHELSLSGGPLLLMELAFLLRGVGSEVVWITNQKPAEPDGVIYSLEHKMLDHGVQVVSAKGQKAIDIALKADLVVLNTAVAGKWLDAVLQDNVSSVLPKILWWIHEMRGHYFKLEYVKHLPYVAGAMIDSHTTAEYWKTRTQERLGIKMPKTYVVHLGNSNELMEVADDNVAKRVLHQHVRESFGVRNEDLLFAIINSVSRGKGQDLFLRAFYESLRLIQEKKLQVPSMHAVIVGSDMNAQTKFETELRNFVAEKKIQDRVHFVNKTLQVAPYLASIDVLVQNSQARGECFGRITIEAMAFQLPVLGTAAGGTTEIVVDGSTGWLHPAGKEGVMPLAENIIKLATQKETRLTLGKKGYERVKEQFLEHHMAQRIALVLEEVLQNARRQKQGQKQS, from the exons ATGCGCGCAAGCGGCGCAAGCTCTCACTCGACAGCAACATCAATGGCGAAGCAATCGAGCGCGTGGATCGCAATGCGGAAGAAGCGGTGGCCGCTGATGGTCCTgctcctcttctctctttccacCGCTCTCGTCCTGATCACCAGGTTCGCGTCCGATTCCTGCAACCCTAGCGCCGCCGTCTCCTCCAGTTCGAGCGACGCGCACTTCGCGGGGGAGGCGGTCCCGGGCGGCGCCGCCCGCGCACCTCCTCGAGGGTCGACCAGCCCGCTTGAGTTCATGAAGTCGAAGCTCGTCCTTCTCGTCTCCCACGAGCTTTCCCTTTCCG GTGGGCCGTTATTGCTCATGGAGCTGGCATTTCTGTTGAGAGGTGTGGGCTCGGAGGTTGTCTGGATTACTAACCAGAAACCAGCAGAGCCAGACGGTGTCATTTACAGCTTGGAGCATAAGATGTTAGACCATGGAGTGCAG GTTGTCTCTGCAAAAGGACAGAAAGCAATTGATATAGCCCTTAAGGCTGATTTGGTGGTGTTAAATACTGCTGTCGCTGGGAAGTGGCTTGATGCTGTTCTTCAGGACAATGTGTCTAGTGTTCTACCAAAAATTTTGTGGTGGATTCACGAAATGAGAGGACATTATTTCAAACTGGAGTATGTCAAGCACCTACCTTATGTGGCAGGGGCAATGATTGATTCTCACACAACAGCTGAATACTGGAAGACCAGAACTCAAGAACGTCTGGG GATCAAGATGCCTAAGACTTACGTTGTGCACCTTGGAAATAGTAATGAGTTAATGGAAGTAGCAGACGATAATGTGGCCAAGAGGGTTCTCCATCAGCATGTCCGCGAGTCCTTTGGAGTAAGGAATGAAGATCTACTCTTTGCCATCATCAATA GTGTTTCCCGTGGGAAAGGGCAGGATCTATTTCTGAGGGCCTTTTATGAAAGTCTGCGATTGATTCAAGAGAAGAAATTGCAGGTGCCATCTATGCATGCGGTGATAGTTGGAAGTGATATGAATGCTCAAACAAAGTTTGAGACAGAACTTCGTAACTTTGtagcagaaaagaaaattcaggaTCGCGTACACTTTGTCAATAAGACCTTGCAAGTTGCTCCTTATCTGGCTTCAATTGATGTCCTCGTCCAAAACTCTCAG GCGCGGGGAGAGTGCTTTGGGAGAATAACTATTGAAGCTATGGCCTTCCAACTCCCTGTACTG GGGACGGCTGCTGGAGGAACCACAGAAATTGTGGTAGATGGGTCGACAGGTTGGTTGCATCCTGCTGGGAAAGAAGGCGTGATGCCTCTGGCAGAAAATATCATCAAATTGGCAACCCAAAAAGAGACGAGGCTGACATTGGGAAAGAAGGGATACGAGAGGGTGAAAGAGCAGTTCCTGGAACACCACATGGCGCAGAGAATCGCTTTGGTTCTGGAAGAAGTGTTGCAGAATGCAAGAAGGCAGAAGCAAGGACAGAAACAATCGTGA